The Petrotoga olearia DSM 13574 genome has a window encoding:
- a CDS encoding ABC transporter permease: protein MYWRYAVRRILMGVVIYVVIIFIYSALFNTVMDQTLNSQIVEQVNGEMMKMSQVGTDPQYLLEYRQRRISELRQLYHLDDPVLSRIFWRAIDTLTFNYGNSTVMRSFEGETDVLKIVLERIPNTLMLFTTAIIIDILIGVWLGIKKAQKAGRTMDKTTSIITMGVYGLPSWWFGMVMIMLFAFAIPIFPSGGMNSVPPPTTFFGRLFDTLYHMALPIITLVFIGFWGRAYLTRNIVLGNLQEDFIMSARARGIPERTVLYGHALRTSAPPILTMSLLSLLASFSGALVFEGIFSWPGMGNLYWSAVQMNDIPVLLGNLSITTLIYISGIVVLDLIYGFLDPRIKVGGKA from the coding sequence ATGTATTGGAGATATGCAGTAAGAAGAATATTGATGGGTGTTGTAATCTACGTTGTCATCATTTTTATATATTCTGCTTTATTTAACACCGTAATGGATCAGACGTTAAATAGTCAAATAGTCGAACAAGTAAACGGTGAAATGATGAAGATGTCACAGGTAGGAACAGATCCTCAATATTTGTTAGAATACAGGCAGAGAAGGATCAGCGAACTTCGTCAGTTATACCACTTAGATGATCCGGTGCTTTCCAGAATTTTTTGGAGGGCTATCGATACGTTGACTTTCAATTATGGGAATTCAACTGTAATGAGGTCTTTTGAAGGTGAAACAGACGTACTAAAAATAGTTTTAGAAAGAATTCCCAATACCTTGATGTTGTTTACCACTGCGATAATTATCGATATTTTGATTGGTGTATGGTTGGGTATAAAAAAAGCTCAGAAAGCTGGAAGAACAATGGATAAGACTACTTCTATAATAACTATGGGGGTATACGGTCTGCCATCTTGGTGGTTTGGGATGGTTATGATAATGTTGTTTGCATTTGCAATACCTATTTTCCCATCTGGAGGTATGAACAGTGTCCCACCACCAACAACCTTTTTTGGAAGGCTGTTTGATACTTTGTATCATATGGCTTTGCCTATAATTACTTTGGTGTTCATAGGTTTTTGGGGAAGGGCTTATTTAACTAGAAATATAGTTTTAGGAAATTTGCAAGAGGATTTCATAATGTCCGCAAGGGCAAGGGGCATTCCGGAAAGAACAGTTTTATACGGTCATGCCTTAAGAACCTCTGCACCCCCTATTTTAACCATGTCCCTTTTATCCTTGTTAGCTTCTTTTTCTGGAGCACTGGTGTTTGAAGGTATATTTAGTTGGCCTGGAATGGGGAACCTTTATTGGTCAGCGGTTCAGATGAATGATATCCCAGTTCTTTTAGGTAACCTTTCCATAACAACGCTCATATACATTTCTGGTATCGTCGTTTTGGATTTGATATACGGTTTCTTAGACCCTAGAATAAAAGTTGGTGGGAAAGCGTGA